tgaaattgatgacatgtcttaaaacttaatatgacatggacaattgcatttaatgttaatttatatttttggtaaactttttaaaatatgataataactcatatattacatttaatgtcaatttatatttttgaaaacttttttataatatgagaataactcataaatcatcattaaaataaatatattcaaatatagcattataaatttcgaaatataatataattatatatttttaaattatacaattttattactaaaattttcaaaaatgtatgcattttttttagaaaattataaaaatttaattgtaaaatcattatttttttatatatctacaaattttataaatattgttgaattttaatttttggtaattatgcaacttttacaaatttatttaatatatttaattaaaataaatagatagaaaaatctatctaagattataatttcaaatatatacatacatattcttaaatataatttttatgtttattaaatcaaatttatattaaaatattgatacgaaaaagaaaatttacaatattaataaaattttattttaaaatataatttatatttatctgttaaaaaatattttaaatttttttacgtGGTACAAGAAGACACCATGCTCATTATATTATAACTAAtctatttctattaaaataaattaatctatTTTCTCGAAagagtagatttttttttttgagcaattAACGAAAGAGTAGATAGATATATAATGATAAATCCAGGAGAAAGTGGTGACTTGAAAGAATAATCGtttgaattatatttatttatttcaattatacacagacacacacacacacactaaaTGACCAAAGACTAGAGAGTAGCAAGTAGTTACCAAAATTAATTGCATTCGTCGTGACTGGTGGGCGCTTCTGTTTGGGGTCTAAATTAAATTGAAACAGCTCATTGTACATGACTTTTTATGCATTGAGATTAGACAGAAATTAattctgaaattttaaaattttgaaattataagaATCGATCCAAATGAATAATGGCCGTTGAGTCACGTAAGTTGTCATGTACCCTTTTTTAACAAAACACCAACGACGTGTTGCCAATCTCGATCatgatttatatttcttttccaaatccaaaatattttctttttttttacatgttaTTGTCTCTTTTCCCCAAACCCATACTCATAGTTTTCACAGCTTAAACTAAAAATGTATACTCTGTATATATAGCATTTCGTGTTACTATCAACTTGACTAATTTCTATTGTCAAAAGCTTTTTCTTCTACTAACTGgaatctaatttttataaataaaaaatgtaaaataaacatagttttttgatgaaattacgAGAAAGCATTAGAGTAAAGGCCTTCAAACAACTTAAAGATTACTTTCCATAGAATCGTACTTGAAACTAAAACGTTATCATACATCCCATTTTTCCTTTTACAGAACGTTAACAtacttttattaaaacaaataatgtCCTTCCTGGTATGCATAATCTTGTTTACACATATGATTTAAAAACAATCATATTGAACCACATAACATCATAATTCAATGTAGGAAAAACCCATAAAAGCAATCATGTTCTCCACAAAACTCTAGACACTACTACCGTAACATAGTGGCTagtgtttctttattttatacTTAGTACTTCAGAAAATGCATAGCTGcctacaaatttaaatatttttaagaaaattaaacaaatagtGTAATCAAAAGTGGGACAAGGAATCACAAATGGTGAAGAGGGGGTGGCAGTAATGGAGAACAAGGTCATGGGTTTCAGCGTTCGTTTTTTTTCAAACTTCCCTTCATACCCGCGCACTTACTCACCCATCCGttggttttcatttttattttaagtcttttctttaaatatcttaaaaccaagacttcttttaatttattatattttgtttttactaGCATTTTGAATTTGATAAAACGTAAAACCCATGTGTTCATGGACCGTGAATGActtcaaaagaagaaaaaaaaatcttttttaaacaAACCCATGTCTtgggatttttgttttcttatatatatataggaagaACCCATTTTCCTTTTTAACGTAGCTCCATCTCTGTAAAACATTTCGCATCAGAGGAGTTTAGTCACAGATTCACCAGTggagaataataaataaagcaGATATATAGTAGAGAGTCTTTGAGTGAGTTCCTTTTCAGAGTTTGTCTTTCATTAGGttttgttttttccttttttttaatttttttttatttttctaaggaaAAAGTCTTTGTGGGTGTGTGATTGGAAGAAGGACTtggatttttataaaaaggcAACGGAGCGTCGAAGAAAACACTAAACttacagagagaaagagaagaagaaaaatggaagatacgaagaagaaaaagaagaatattAATAACGAAGATTCAAAGAAGAAGGAACGTCATATTGTTACTTGGGCACCAGAGGTGTGTGatgaatacatatatatacatgtctGTCCTGAATCTCTCTGTTTTCTGAAATGGGTTTCTGGAGTTGCAGGAGGATGTTATACTAAGAGACCAGATTACTCTTCATGGAACTGAAAAGTGAGAGTTTCTCTTTTATTCACTTGACTCCTCTGTTTTTTTCCCTGAGaaagttttggtttttaaaaagAGAGATTCTAAAAAAGAATGTTGGgttgttgttattgtttttttttgttttttttttgtaactgatgtTGGGTTGTTGCTTCCATTGTGTTTGTAATGATATTAGTTGGGCGATCATCGCATCAAAGTTTAAGGATAAAAGCACAAGACAATGCAGAAGAAGGTTGGTGACAAAGATTATAATCTGCttaacttcttttttatttatcaaaaaaaaaaaagataataatctGCTTAACTTCTTTAGAaacacaaaagtttttttttttacttatttaaatACGGCTATGGATCTTTTGTTTGCAGATGGTATACATACTTAAACTCCGATTTCAAGAGAGGAGGCTGGTCTCCTGAAGAAGATATACTTTTGTGTGAGGTAGGGTTCACTTACAAACTTCATTTTTTACATGGATAATATTCCAGATttggtgtttgttttttttaatatatgatcttGATGctcttgtgtttgtttttttaggcACAAAGAGTGTTTGGGAATAGATGGACTGAGATAGCAAAGGTGGTTTCAGGCAGGTAGAATAACCGCTCTAATGGTGCTTGAAGTCATCATAATAAGACCAGAGTGATTCATTTAATGTTATGTACTTCTGTGTGTTTGTAGAACGGATAATGCTGTCAAGAACAGGTTTACAACACTTTGTAAGAAGAGAGCCAAACATGAAGCTATGGCCAACTCAAACAACAAGAGAATGTTGTTCTTAGACGGTATTAGTACACCTCAAAAAGCCGATAATGAAGCCCCTATTTCCAAGAGAACAAGGTAAGTTTGTTTCCTTTTGATCTAATAAACATAAGTTTTCAATCACACATTCATGGTTCTTGTTGGCTACTCTTATACAGAAGAAGTCACATTCTAGAGCTTACAGAGATGAATAATTACGGAAACGTTGAACCTTGTCTGAATCAGCAGGCAAGATCTCCATTCTCGGTATTGGCGCACAATGCCACTGGTATTGATAGCTTGGAAGAACAGTATCAAACAAGCAATGTGAAGGAGAGTGATGGTGAAGGGATGTTTCTTAAGAAAGATGATCCTAAAGTCACAGCTTTGATGCAACAAGCTGAACTCTTAAGCTCCTTGGCGCAGAAAGTTAATGCAGACAACACAGAACAAAGCATGGAGAATGCTTGGAAGGTAAAACCAAGAAACCACAACTTCTTaaagaaatatgaaaatagCTAAATGGTCTGAGCTCTTGTTATATATGTTTAGGTCCTTCAGGATTTCCTGAACAAAGGCAAGGAAAATGATTTGTTGAGATATGGATTCCCTGACATTGATTTTCAACTGGAGGAGTTTAGGGACCTTATAGGGGATTTGAGGAGTAGTTATGAAGACAATGACCCATCTTGGAGGTGAATATAGCTTTTCATGTTTATGTTCATCATAAAGGTTTTGATTGTATATAacctttttaattttgatgtttGTTTAGGCAACCTGATCTCCACGACTCTCCAGCTAGCTCTGAGAATAGTTCAGGATCAACCATCTTGCTGGACCAGTCTGGTGACAAAACACAACCATCATTGCCTGATCCTCCTCAGACAGAACATAAGGAAAGTGGAGAGGATTTTCTCTCAACGTGTGATGTCCTGAAAAATCCTGATGAGAATAAGCCCATCTCGGGCGACGAAGAAAACTTCAGCTCGCCTATTCAGGTCACGCCCTTATTCAGGTCTCTAGCAGATGGCATACCAAGTCCACAGTTCTCTGAAAGTGTAAGAAGCTTCACACCACAGAGTACTTAGgctttgatcacacatttgagTCTTAAAAGACTGATTGCTTTTGCAGGAGAGGAGCTTCCTGCTAAAAACACTTGGGATTGAGTCCTCATCTCCATGTCCAAGTGCTAATCCTTCACAACCACCCCCTTGCAAAAGAGTCCTTCTACATAGCTTGTAGAACCAACCAACCAACCATCTCTCTGATCCATCATCATCCCTAAAACCGCGGTTTTGTCTCTATGAAGACgtagttttttctttctcactTTTGCTTTAGGTATCTGCAGCCATATCGGCCTGGAAGTTTTTTGTGAAGCGGGCATGCCATGATCTGCATTCCTTCCTCCAACGGTTTTATATAATTCTTTGTTGGTTCCTAGAATGTTAACGGTTAACATTTCTAACCCCCAACAAAGAAAGCTCTCAAGAATCTGCCATATACTCAGATTCTTCAGATTTCTTCTCTTACTCAACATAAGGAAGCCATATCCACAAAGGAAAGGCACCAGTTTGttctaagaaaaacaaaattctttGGTTTGTCTCTTAAGGGCATATACTCAGATACATCATCTGAGCAATTTGCCGTGATttcttgatttgttttcttcttcatctctgtACATAATCTCTTATCAACATATGATATAAAAGAAGTCTTTCAGAGTGTTACCTGTTTGTCTCTGTTGTTGTTCTCTCACAGCTGTGTAAGAGGAGAACAGAATGTTAAAAACTTATTGTAAagacatatataaaaaacatatatataagtttctTCTAATGCACTGGTTTACATATTGCTAGTGTGACTACCTCTTTTGTGTTATatatttaagtaaaaagttctcaaaccaaaaataaaattctgaagAAAATTCTAGATTTTGCATCaagtctttttcttcttctgcacTCTCTGCAGCTTCCTCCATTTCAGGTAAATTTGGTAAGACAAACCACCAAACACCATTGACACACATCCCCATTGTTTTGAGGATAATGGATTCCCGCTAAGAACAGAGGATACCACGATGCTTACAAACTTCCTGGTTGTGGTAATGGTCGTGTTAGCTAGAGACCCGAATCTGCTAATCGTCAAGAAGATGAAGTTCTGTCCCACTGCACCGCATAGACAGTACATGAGAATGTCCCATGCTGCCTCAGGGTGTTGCTTGCAGAACTGCACAGCTTCGAATCCGCTCCCGTGTGGCAATCCAAACATGGAGACCATGTTGTATATTGTTCCCCACAAATTCATTCCCAGCATTATGTCCCATGCGTTGGTTTTGGGGTACCTGTATCCATGTACGTGTGATGTTTACATTGATGGGTACCTATATCCATGTCAGGAATCATACCTTGCGGTAACGGAATCCTGGGTGGCGTTTGTGAATCCGTCAAAGGCGAGGTTCAAGAGGCAAAGTCCGTAACCAAGGGGAGCATTTGGATGTGCTAGCTTGCTGATGGTCTTGGAGCTTGTCTAAAGCCATTCAAAGCCAGCTTAGTATGCTCCTAAGACAACTCCTAACTAATGTTCCTGATTATAGAGCTGCTTACCTTAAGAAGGGCGAACATGGAGACTCCTCCCGCAACGAGAAAGGTGCAAAGATACTCAGGCAAAGTGTATCTTATGCCATAAACTAAGGAACCCATAAGCATAACtacatgaaagaaaaaaaaaaccacatatAAGATATACAGAGAAATCTTGATTCTAACAGCTATGGTCTTCTCTTGACGCTCTACATAGACACCTCACCTGGAATCATTTTAGAAGATTTTGCCAGAACCTGCAGCAAAGCAAGATCCCCATCAAATACCATATAAAACCAAATCCGTTTGAGCTGGATTATCAACCTAAAGTAACCTGAGCAGGGTAGCTGATATACTTCAAAGCTTCAATGCCCATGGCAGGACCAATAGTATTAGTAATGCCAGCACTCCAGTACGTCCACCATGGAGCTCCACCACTACCTCCATTGGACCAGAGCTTAATCACTGctcatattaaacaaaaatacttcAGCTCCATCATCCAATTCTTTCAGCTATACAAATCTAATGTACACAACAAAAGTAAAAGCATTTCGTTAAAACTCACTTATATAAGACCAAACCAAGCAAACTACATTCTGAGCCAAGTTCAGAAACGCAAGGTGCTCGAATCTCTTCCCATCTTCACCAAACTTCTTCGTCGACCTAAATCACACAAACCATAAAAGTTGGGTCCTTCGGATCAAAGAACAAGTTCCAAATCCAATCACAGAAACGCATCACCACCGTGATCGATTcgaatttgagaaaatttactTACAAGGTTTCCTGAAGAACGCCTTGGTAAATGTACGCAGTCCAGATCCCGGCGACGCAGAATGACAACAACAGAACTCGCCGGAGACCGGAACCGTGAGCttccattgttttttttattctccGGCGACGATTCGAGTTTCGGTTTAATTTGAGATCAATCCTGAAGTGAAAACCGGaagttatttacttattagtatcGGTGGCGGGAGAAACACGTAGATCTTCCACGTGTGATTATGTCATTGGAT
This region of Brassica napus cultivar Da-Ae chromosome C5, Da-Ae, whole genome shotgun sequence genomic DNA includes:
- the LOC106398418 gene encoding transcription factor MYB124-like, which encodes MEDTKKKKKNINNEDSKKKERHIVTWAPEEDVILRDQITLHGTENWAIIASKFKDKSTRQCRRRWYTYLNSDFKRGGWSPEEDILLCEAQRVFGNRWTEIAKVVSGRTDNAVKNRFTTLCKKRAKHEAMANSNNKRMLFLDGISTPQKADNEAPISKRTRRSHILELTEMNNYGNVEPCLNQQARSPFSVLAHNATGIDSLEEQYQTSNVKESDGEGMFLKKDDPKVTALMQQAELLSSLAQKVNADNTEQSMENAWKVLQDFLNKGKENDLLRYGFPDIDFQLEEFRDLIGDLRSSYEDNDPSWRQPDLHDSPASSENSSGSTILLDQSGDKTQPSLPDPPQTEHKESGEDFLSTCDVLKNPDENKPISGDEENFSSPIQVTPLFRSLADGIPSPQFSESERSFLLKTLGIESSSPCPSANPSQPPPCKRVLLHSL
- the LOC106400779 gene encoding UDP-galactose/UDP-glucose transporter 3, producing MEAHGSGLRRVLLLSFCVAGIWTAYIYQGVLQETLSTKKFGEDGKRFEHLAFLNLAQNVVCLVWSYIMIKLWSNGGSGGAPWWTYWSAGITNTIGPAMGIEALKYISYPAQVLAKSSKMIPVMLMGSLVYGIRYTLPEYLCTFLVAGGVSMFALLKTSSKTISKLAHPNAPLGYGLCLLNLAFDGFTNATQDSVTARYPKTNAWDIMLGMNLWGTIYNMVSMFGLPHGSGFEAVQFCKQHPEAAWDILMYCLCGAVGQNFIFLTISRFGSLANTTITTTRKFVSIVVSSVLSGNPLSSKQWGCVSMVFGGLSYQIYLKWRKLQRVQKKKKT